The genomic DNA TCTGGATGAGGCGATCGCTTTGAGGCGTAATGGCATAGAGGTTCCGATCCTGGTTCTAGGATGGGTATCTCCAGAATATGCTTCAATAGCTGTGAGATATGGCATTACGTTGACGGTTTTCCAAAAAGAATGGCTTCAAGCCCTCGGAAACCTGGAGCAACCATTAGCCATCCATATCAAATTTGATACGGGTATGGGACGATTAGGTATAAATGATCCAAATGAGGCAAAGCTAATCATTAATCATATTAAACAAAATGAAAGTCTGAAGTTAGAAGGAGCTTTTTCCCATTTCGCAACTGCAGATGAACTAGATTCTGAACTTGTGACGAAGCAAATGAATCGTTTCTCTCATTACCTTGCATTATTGGAGGAGGAAGGCATAAAGCCTGATGTGATCCATTTCGGGAACAGCGCAGGTGCCATTCGCTTTCCGGATTATGACCAACATTATGTAAGAGTGGGGATATCCATGTATGGCCTAGCCCCGTCAGAGGAAATGAAACAAGTTCTGCCCTTCCCTCTTAAGCAAGCTTTCTCGTTGCATAGCAAACTGTCCCATGTGAAACAGATCCAACCTGGGGATACTGTAAGTTACGGTGCAACCTACCGAACAACCGAGAAGGAATGGATCGGGACGGTCCCGATTGGTTATGCAGACGGCTGGATACGAAGATACGCCGAAAAAGGTTCCGTCTTAGTCGACGGCCGATTCGCTAAAATCGTAGGCCGAATCTGTATGGACCAACTGCTCATAAAGCTGCCTTATCAAGTGGATATCGGCACGAAGGTGACGCTGCTCGGCCGGCAGGATAATCAGGAAATAACCATTGATGAAGTTGCGATGCAAAATGATACGATCAATTATGAAATACCCTGCTTGATCTCTTCCAGAGTACCGAGAATTTATAAAAAAAATGATGCAATCATCGAAACCATGAATCAAATATTAAATAAATCGTAAATTATTAAAGGATTTCCACTAATTTTGACGAATGGATTATACGAAGATAGCTTTGCAATATTCTGTCTGTATGATACTATTAATAGGGGATTTTTCAGAGAGATCGTAGCAGTTAGCTGGAGGTGGATTTTTGTGTCCGACATGCACAAAAAACGTATCGTTATTAGCTTGCCAGAGCAACTGATAAAAGAGGTGGACGGAGCGATTATGAACGAGAACTTGAATAGAAGCGAGTTTATTCATCAAGCAACCGAAATGTATCTGCGAGAACGGGAAAGTCGTCATATCCGTGAATCTATGCGACAAGGTTACATGGAAATGGCTAAAATCAATTTGAACATTGCATCAGAAGCCTTTCTTGCTGAGGAGGAAGCTGATCTAACTTTGGACCGCTTAGTAAGCGGGGTGTAATGATTTGATAGTCAAGCGTGGCGACGTTTACTTTGCAGATCTTTCTCCAGTAGTAGGGTCGGAGCAAGGCGGTATCCGTCCAGTATTAATCATACAAAATGATATCGGAAACCGGTTTAGTCCAACAGTGATCGTCGCGGCCATTACAGCCCAGATTCAAAAGGCTAAACTACCTACTCATGTTGAAATCAGTGCGAAGAAATATAAATTTGAACGTGACTCAGTGATCTTACTGGAGCAAATTCGTACAATTGATAAACAACGACTAACAGATAAAATTACACATTTGGATGATGAAATGATGAAGAAAGTCGATGACGCTCTACAAATCAGTTTAGGGCTCATTGATTTTTAATATCCATATGTGAAAATGAGCAAGCTGCTGAAATTAAGCGGCTTTTTTTATTGTCCAAAAAGGATTGGTTTT from Pseudalkalibacillus sp. SCS-8 includes the following:
- the alr gene encoding alanine racemase produces the protein MQYFRDTWVEVDLDHIVDNYLQIQNHLTGGTKVMAIVKADGYGHGAYQVAKELVDNGVDYLGVALLDEAIALRRNGIEVPILVLGWVSPEYASIAVRYGITLTVFQKEWLQALGNLEQPLAIHIKFDTGMGRLGINDPNEAKLIINHIKQNESLKLEGAFSHFATADELDSELVTKQMNRFSHYLALLEEEGIKPDVIHFGNSAGAIRFPDYDQHYVRVGISMYGLAPSEEMKQVLPFPLKQAFSLHSKLSHVKQIQPGDTVSYGATYRTTEKEWIGTVPIGYADGWIRRYAEKGSVLVDGRFAKIVGRICMDQLLIKLPYQVDIGTKVTLLGRQDNQEITIDEVAMQNDTINYEIPCLISSRVPRIYKKNDAIIETMNQILNKS
- a CDS encoding CopG family ribbon-helix-helix protein, producing MHKKRIVISLPEQLIKEVDGAIMNENLNRSEFIHQATEMYLRERESRHIRESMRQGYMEMAKINLNIASEAFLAEEEADLTLDRLVSGV
- a CDS encoding type II toxin-antitoxin system PemK/MazF family toxin, which gives rise to MIVKRGDVYFADLSPVVGSEQGGIRPVLIIQNDIGNRFSPTVIVAAITAQIQKAKLPTHVEISAKKYKFERDSVILLEQIRTIDKQRLTDKITHLDDEMMKKVDDALQISLGLIDF